In Sulfitobacter sp. OXR-159, one DNA window encodes the following:
- a CDS encoding IS630 family transposase: MRRHDICLYLGPADRTELQALISNRNTARKLVWRAEIVLATADGHGTFEIMRRAGTSKPTVWRWQQRYLDEGVAGLKRDKTRPSRVPPLPVETRLKVIAKTVQETPPNATHWSRALMAEAMGISPSSVGRIWAEAGLKPHLTKGFKVSNDPKFEEKVTDIVGLYLDPPDRAVVLCVDEKSQIQALDRTQPGLPLKKGRAATVTHDYKRHGTTTLFAALDVKSGTVIGDCMPRHRAQEFLKFLRQIDKAVPTRRDVHLVLDNYATHKTPEVKAWLEKHPRFKLHFTPTSASWLNLVERFFAEITSRRIRRGSYSSVDDLEAAIYDYLAHHNEKPRPFKWTKTAEDILTRERRALDKLDETRGNR, translated from the coding sequence ATGAGACGCCATGACATCTGCCTTTACCTTGGCCCCGCCGACCGTACTGAGCTTCAAGCCCTGATCAGCAACCGCAACACTGCGCGCAAGCTTGTCTGGCGGGCCGAGATCGTCCTGGCCACAGCGGACGGTCATGGCACGTTCGAGATTATGCGACGCGCGGGCACGTCGAAACCCACGGTCTGGCGCTGGCAGCAGCGGTATCTCGATGAGGGCGTGGCCGGTCTCAAGCGTGACAAGACGCGACCCTCGCGGGTGCCGCCTTTGCCCGTGGAAACAAGGCTGAAGGTGATCGCCAAGACGGTGCAGGAAACCCCGCCCAATGCAACGCACTGGAGCCGCGCGCTAATGGCCGAAGCCATGGGCATCTCGCCGTCGAGCGTCGGCCGCATCTGGGCAGAAGCTGGCTTGAAGCCGCATCTCACGAAGGGGTTCAAGGTCTCGAACGACCCAAAGTTCGAGGAGAAGGTCACCGATATCGTCGGGCTCTACCTCGACCCGCCAGACCGTGCCGTGGTGCTCTGCGTCGATGAGAAATCCCAGATCCAGGCGCTGGATCGCACCCAGCCCGGACTGCCGCTCAAGAAGGGCCGTGCCGCGACCGTAACGCACGATTACAAACGCCATGGCACGACCACGCTGTTTGCTGCGCTGGATGTGAAATCAGGCACCGTCATTGGCGATTGCATGCCACGCCATCGTGCGCAGGAGTTCCTGAAATTCCTCCGACAGATCGACAAGGCTGTGCCCACGCGGCGCGATGTGCATCTGGTGCTCGACAACTACGCCACCCACAAGACGCCTGAGGTAAAGGCCTGGCTCGAAAAGCATCCGCGCTTCAAGCTGCACTTCACGCCCACCAGCGCGTCATGGCTGAACCTGGTGGAGCGCTTCTTTGCCGAGATCACATCAAGGCGCATCCGGCGCGGCAGCTATTCCAGCGTCGATGATCTTGAGGCCGCGATCTACGACTATCTGGCCCACCACAACGAGAAGCCAAGGCCCTTCAAATGGACCAAAACCGCAGAGGATATCCTCACCCGGGAACGTCGCGCGCTGGACAAGCTCGATGAAACTCGCGGAAACAGGTAG
- a CDS encoding IS5 family transposase, producing MTQMGFFDLSDRYASLDAKKDPLVEIDAVVPWEEFRSILDEVWRKPDAERKSRAGRKPMDTVLMFKTLVLSALYNLSDDQIEYQVRDRLSFMRFLGLSLADRVPDAKTVWLYRDALAQAGKVEELFRQFDGYLARQGYIARGGQILDASIVAVPRNHNTRDENASIKKGENPEHWENKPAKRSQKDVDARWTKKHGKSHYGYKNHVNVDRKHKLVRRYHVSDAALHDSQAVDHLLMRGNTGSGVWADAAYRSEETEAKLRARKLKSHIHRKGKRGKPLTDQAKGSNRTKSTVRVRVEHVFGAQTNDMGGTLVRSIGLVRAKARIGMKNLAYNMRRLVQLRRINPCPA from the coding sequence ATGACGCAGATGGGTTTCTTTGATCTTTCCGACCGCTATGCGAGCCTTGACGCGAAGAAGGACCCATTGGTTGAGATCGATGCGGTCGTGCCGTGGGAGGAGTTTCGTTCTATTTTGGATGAGGTTTGGCGCAAGCCTGATGCGGAGCGCAAGTCGCGCGCAGGCCGCAAGCCGATGGACACTGTGCTGATGTTCAAGACGCTGGTGCTGAGCGCACTCTACAACCTGTCGGACGATCAGATCGAATATCAGGTCCGTGACCGGCTGTCCTTTATGAGGTTTCTGGGACTTAGCCTTGCGGACCGGGTGCCGGATGCAAAGACGGTGTGGCTGTATCGCGATGCGCTGGCGCAGGCGGGCAAGGTGGAAGAGCTGTTTCGTCAATTTGACGGGTATTTGGCGCGGCAGGGGTATATCGCTCGGGGTGGGCAAATTCTTGATGCCTCTATTGTGGCGGTGCCGCGCAATCACAACACGCGCGACGAGAACGCGTCAATCAAGAAGGGCGAGAACCCCGAGCATTGGGAAAACAAGCCCGCCAAGCGCAGCCAGAAGGACGTGGACGCGCGCTGGACGAAAAAGCACGGCAAGAGCCATTACGGCTACAAGAACCATGTGAACGTCGACCGAAAGCACAAGCTGGTCCGGCGCTATCACGTCAGCGATGCCGCGCTGCATGACAGTCAAGCGGTGGATCACCTGCTGATGCGAGGCAATACCGGCTCCGGTGTGTGGGCGGATGCGGCCTATCGGTCCGAGGAGACGGAGGCGAAATTGCGCGCGCGGAAGCTGAAAAGTCACATCCACCGTAAGGGGAAACGCGGCAAACCTCTCACAGATCAGGCCAAGGGCAGCAATCGGACCAAATCCACCGTTCGGGTCCGGGTGGAACATGTATTCGGCGCACAGACCAACGACATGGGTGGCACCCTTGTGCGTAGCATTGGTCTGGTGCGAGCCAAGGCTAGGATCGGGATGAAGAACCTCGCATATAACATGCGACGCCTCGTTCAACTGCGCCGCATCAACCCGTGTCCGGCGTGA